GCTGCAATGCCGCCGCCGATCTGGAAAAAGCCGATGGGCGTGCCGGCCTTGCCCTGCTCGGTGTACCACTTAGCCAGGACTTCCATCTGCTCGGTGCCGGTGCGGATGGCGCTGTGGCTCTTGACGTTGCCCAGAATCACTTCGGCGCAAAAAATATTGCCAAGCGTGCTGTCTTCAAAACCCGGGGAATAGATGGTCAGGCCCTTTTCCTTGGCCGCCAGCACCCAGGAGTGCTCCTTGGGGACCTGGAAGAACTGCTCGATGTCGGGCTGATCCAGCAGGGCGTACATGTATTCGTACGGGAACATGGGCTTGCCGGAATCGGCAGCGGCGGCCCACAGCTTGGAGATGCGGCGCTGCACCTGGCGCAGGACGCCTTCGGGAATGCAGGTATCCGTAACCCGATTGAATCCCTGGTCGTACAGCGCCTTTTCCGCCTCGGGCGAAAGGTCGCGGTACTCGGGGACCATCTTGTATTCGTTATGATTAAAGAGGTTGAACAGGTCCTCTTCAAGGTTGGCGGCGGTGCAGCTGATGGCATGGACCTTGTCCTGGCGGATCATCTCGGCCAGGGAAATACCCAATTCACAGGTGCTCATGGCGCCGGCCATGGTGAGAAACATCTTGCCGCCCCGGCCCAACAGATCGTTCCAGGCCTTGGCCGCATCGAGCGTCTCGCGGGCGTTGAAGTGACGGAAATTGGTTTCCATGAAACGGGATATGGAAGACATTCTAACTCCTTGGGTTATTCCCGGGCGGGACCGTCGCCTTGGTCGGCCCGCTCCTCAATGGCACCCGGGGACGTGGGCAAAAAGCCCTCGAAAACAATGTTGTCCCCATGACGCAAGGCTTTGACTCTATCCTCTCTCGATCGCACCGTCCAGAGCAGAACCGGCCATCCAAGCCATCGGACCAGAGCGACCGGTCCATGCGGCAGTCCCCGCCAGCCATAGGCAATACAGTGGGGTCGGGCTATGGCGGCATGGAACAGATTGGCATAGGCGAACCGCTTGAGCCGGCCCATGGCCGGTGCGTCGGCAAAATCGCAGGCAATGAGGCAGCGCGGCAGCTCCGGGGCCAGGAAGGCCAGACGGGCCAGCGACCAGGGATGAAACGAGGCCACGACCACCGGGCCGGAGTACCCGGCCAACAGGGCGGCCACGGCCTGTTCCAGACGCCCCGCCCGGCCCTGAGACTTGAGTTCGATATACAGCGGCACCCGGCCGGCCACCAGGGACAAGACCTCGGCCAACAGCGGCGGGTGCTCCCCGGAGCCCAAAAGACAAAGGCGGGGCAGATCAGCGCAGGTCAGCTGGTCGAGAGGGCCGGCCTGTCCGGTCAGACGGTTCAGGCCGCGGTCGTGAAAGACCACAACGCCGCCGTCGGCCAGAAGCCGCACGTCGCATTCAATGCCGTATCCGGCGTCACAGGCGGCTGCAAAGGCCGGCAGGGAGTTCTCCGGGCCGGTATCCGGGCCATGGAGGCCCCGGTGAGCAAAGGGGACGGCGGTCAGCCAGTCCAGGTCCCTCCCCGGACGCTTGGCCGACGAGGCCTGGCTACACCGCAAGCAGGCGAACAAGGGCAGCCTTGATGCCGTTTTGGTCAATGCCGCAAAGCGCCCGCAGGGCATTTTGTCCGCCATGCTCCACAAAGGCGTCGGGCAGGCCCAGCCGGTGTACGGTCAACCCGGAGAGTGCCCCGGCGTCGGAGAGCAATTCCAGTACGGCCGCGCCAAAGCCCCCCTGAAGCACATTTTCCTCGACCGTCAGCCACAGTGGATAGCGGCCGGCCAGGGCAAGGAGTTGCGCTTCGGGCAATGGCTTGATGAAACGGGCGTTCAACACCGCCACTTCCCTGCCCGTCTCGGCGGCCAGGGCATCGGCAGCCGCCACGGCCGGCATGACCCGGCTGCCGATGGCAACGATCAGGGCATCGCTTCCCTCGCGCACCATCGCACCCTGGCCGAGGGGCAACGGTTCGACGACCTCGGGCACGGGCAGGCCCACGCCGGCCCCGCGGGGATACCGAATGGCGACCGGACCGTCATGGGCCAGGGCGGTGGCCAGCATGGCCGGCAGTTCGGCTTCGCTGCCCGGGGCCATGAAAACAAGATTGGGGATGTGACGCAGATAGGAAATATCAAAAGCCCCGTGATGGGTGGCTCCATCCTCGCCTACCAGCCCACCCCGGTCGAGGCACAGGGTCACGGGCAGATTTTGCAGGCACACGTCATGGACAATCTGGTCGTAGGAGCGCTGCATGAAGGTGGAATAGATGGCAACGACCGGTTTGTAGCCGGCCATGGCCAGTCCGGCGGCAAAGGTCACGGCATGCTGCTCACAGATGCCGACGTCCACAAAGCGTTCGGGGAGTTCCGTGGCAAAACGCGACAGCCCCGTGCCCTCGGGCATGGCGGCCGTGATGGCCATGACCCGGGGGTCGGCCTTGGCCGAAGCGAGCAAGGCCTCGCCAAAAACCTGGGTGTAGCTCGGGGCGCAGACCCCGACTTTTTCCACCAGCCCGGTTTCCGGCTCAAAGCAGCCCACGCCGTGGAAATAGGTGGGATTGTTCTCGGCCGGCTCGTAGCCGCGTCCTTTCTTGGTCAGCACATGGACCAGCACCGGTCCCTCAATGTCTTTGACTTCCTTGAAGACCTCAATGAGCCGCTCGGTATTGTGCCCGTCGATGGGACCAAGATAATTGAACCGAAACGCCTCAAAGAGCATTCCGGGCGTGAAAAAGCTCTTAAACGACTCCTCGCCGCGACGGACATAGCCCATGAGGTCGCCGCCGTAGGGCAAGGAACTGATCCAGCTTTCCATGTCCTTTTTGAGCCGCTTGACCCAGCGCTGGTTAAGCTTGCGGCTTAAAAAGAGCGAGAGCGCCCCGACGTTTTTGGAGATGGACATTTCGTTGTCGTTCAGTACGACAATGAGCCGTCCGCCCCACCCTCCCGCCTGGTTCAGTCCCTCGTAGGCCAGACCGGCGGTCATGGAACCATCGCCGATAATAGCCACCACGTCGTGGTCCTCACCCTTGCGGTCCCGGGCCATGGCCAGCCCCAAGGCGGCCGAGATGGAGGTGCTGGAGTGGCCGACGCCGAAGTGATCAAAGGGGCTCTCGGCCGGACGCGGAAAGCCGCTGACCCCGCCCATGGTTCGCAGGGTGTGAAACTGTTCCTGACGGCCGGTCAGAATTTTGTAGGCATAGGCCTGATGCCCGACGTCCCAGACAAGTTTATCCCTGCCGGGATCGAAGGCGGCAAGCAGGGCCAGCGTCAGTTCCACAACCCCCAGCGACGGGGCCAGATGGCCGCCGTTCATGGATACCGTGCCGATGATGACCTGCCGGATCTCGTCGGCCAGCACGGTCCTTTCCTCGGCGGAAAGACCGGCCACGTCATGCGGATGCTTGATGCGCGTGAGGATGTGAAGGGCCGCGTCGCTCATTGCCGTCATTGCGTTTTTTCCTTGTCCCTGCCGAGGCTTGCAACCGTCACTGCACCCGGACAACGATGTAGCGGGCCAGATCCCGTAAAAAATCGGCGGCCTCGCCCACATACGGCTCAAGGGCGGCCACGGCGGCGGCTACGCGGTCCTCGGCCAGCCGGCGGCTTTCGTCAAGACCGATCATGGACGGGTAGGTGTTCTTGCCCTGCTCCCGGTCGCTGCCCACGGGTTTGCCCAGGGTGGCGGCGTCGCCGATCTCATCAAGAATATCGTCGACGATCTGAAAGGCCGCGCCAATGGCCTCGCCGTATTCCCGGGTTCGAGCCACACCCTCCTCGCCTGCGCCGGCCAGAATCGCCCCGCAGACACAGGAGGCCGTGATGAGCGCACCGGTTTTAAGCGTCTGCATCCGGGCCAGTTCGGCCAGGGTCACGCCCTCTCGGGCGGTGTAGTCCATGTCCAGGACCTGGCCGCCGACCATGCCGGCTGCCCCGGCGGCCCGGGCCGCTTCGGACAAGGCCGGCAGGACCAGTTCAGCGCCAACGCCCGGCCAGGCGCGGCCCATGCAACCAAAGGCCTCGGTCAACAAGGCGTCGCCGGCCAGGATAGCCCCGGCTTCGCCGTAAATCTTATGATTGGACGGCCGGCCGCGACGCAGATCGTCGTCGTCCATGGCCGGCAGGTCGTCATGAACAAGGGAATAGGTGTGAATAAGCTCGAAGCCGGCGGCAAAAGGCATGACCCTGGCCCGCTTGGCCTCGAAAAGTTCGGCAAAGGTCAGGCACAGGACCGGCCGCAGGCGCTTGCCGCCGGCCAGCAGGGAATATTCCATGGCGGAAAGCAGATTTTCCGGCACGCCGCGTTCCCGCATCCGCACACCGAACCGCTCCCGCAAATAAACCTCGACCTCGGCCGCCAACGCAGCCAACCGTTCCTTCACCGTCACAACGCCTCCCCGACCGGACCGGCAGCGCCGGTCCCCTCGTCGTCTTTCACGTCAAAGGGCCGCAACGTCCCGTCCTCGCCCGCCAGGGCGATTTCCATCCGGGCGGCCTCCAGCCGCTTGCGGCAGGTCCCCACCAGCCCCATGCCCTCTTTGTACAGGGCCACGCCCTTTTCCAGCGGCACGTCGCCGGCTTCCAGGCGCACGGCTATGCGCTCCAAACGCTCCAGGGCCTTTTCAAAGGATTCTTCTTTCACGCTCAAGGCTTTTCTCCAGCATCCGGCCGGTTTTCCGACACAACGGCCCGGACGCGGCCTTCATACACCATGATGTCGAGCTTGTCGCCGGGGCGCACATCGGCTTCCCGGCGCAGAAATTTCCCGGTGCGGGCAACTGTCGTCAGGCTGTAGCCCCGGGCCAGCGGTCCGGTCGGGTCCAGGCCGGCCAGATGCGCCTGGGCCAACTCCAGTCGCCGCTCACGGTCGGCCAGATACATCCTGGCTGCCGTCGTCAGTCGTTCCAGACGTCGGTCCAGGGTTTGCTCCCGGACATCCAGGCTCTGGGCGTCAAAACGTCGGGACACCCGGGCCTCCAGATCGTCCAAGCGCCGGGCAATGGCGTCCAGGTAGCCAGTCCCGGCCCGGGCCAGCCGCCCGGTTGCGCCGGCAAAGGCCTCGTC
The nucleotide sequence above comes from Desulfovibrio sp. TomC. Encoded proteins:
- a CDS encoding glycerophosphodiester phosphodiesterase family protein, which encodes MFACLRCSQASSAKRPGRDLDWLTAVPFAHRGLHGPDTGPENSLPAFAAACDAGYGIECDVRLLADGGVVVFHDRGLNRLTGQAGPLDQLTCADLPRLCLLGSGEHPPLLAEVLSLVAGRVPLYIELKSQGRAGRLEQAVAALLAGYSGPVVVASFHPWSLARLAFLAPELPRCLIACDFADAPAMGRLKRFAYANLFHAAIARPHCIAYGWRGLPHGPVALVRWLGWPVLLWTVRSREDRVKALRHGDNIVFEGFLPTSPGAIEERADQGDGPARE
- a CDS encoding polyprenyl synthetase family protein, translating into MTVKERLAALAAEVEVYLRERFGVRMRERGVPENLLSAMEYSLLAGGKRLRPVLCLTFAELFEAKRARVMPFAAGFELIHTYSLVHDDLPAMDDDDLRRGRPSNHKIYGEAGAILAGDALLTEAFGCMGRAWPGVGAELVLPALSEAARAAGAAGMVGGQVLDMDYTAREGVTLAELARMQTLKTGALITASCVCGAILAGAGEEGVARTREYGEAIGAAFQIVDDILDEIGDAATLGKPVGSDREQGKNTYPSMIGLDESRRLAEDRVAAAVAALEPYVGEAADFLRDLARYIVVRVQ
- the xseB gene encoding exodeoxyribonuclease VII small subunit gives rise to the protein MSVKEESFEKALERLERIAVRLEAGDVPLEKGVALYKEGMGLVGTCRKRLEAARMEIALAGEDGTLRPFDVKDDEGTGAAGPVGEAL
- the dxs gene encoding 1-deoxy-D-xylulose-5-phosphate synthase, whose protein sequence is MTAMSDAALHILTRIKHPHDVAGLSAEERTVLADEIRQVIIGTVSMNGGHLAPSLGVVELTLALLAAFDPGRDKLVWDVGHQAYAYKILTGRQEQFHTLRTMGGVSGFPRPAESPFDHFGVGHSSTSISAALGLAMARDRKGEDHDVVAIIGDGSMTAGLAYEGLNQAGGWGGRLIVVLNDNEMSISKNVGALSLFLSRKLNQRWVKRLKKDMESWISSLPYGGDLMGYVRRGEESFKSFFTPGMLFEAFRFNYLGPIDGHNTERLIEVFKEVKDIEGPVLVHVLTKKGRGYEPAENNPTYFHGVGCFEPETGLVEKVGVCAPSYTQVFGEALLASAKADPRVMAITAAMPEGTGLSRFATELPERFVDVGICEQHAVTFAAGLAMAGYKPVVAIYSTFMQRSYDQIVHDVCLQNLPVTLCLDRGGLVGEDGATHHGAFDISYLRHIPNLVFMAPGSEAELPAMLATALAHDGPVAIRYPRGAGVGLPVPEVVEPLPLGQGAMVREGSDALIVAIGSRVMPAVAAADALAAETGREVAVLNARFIKPLPEAQLLALAGRYPLWLTVEENVLQGGFGAAVLELLSDAGALSGLTVHRLGLPDAFVEHGGQNALRALCGIDQNGIKAALVRLLAV
- a CDS encoding deoxyhypusine synthase family protein, which codes for MSSISRFMETNFRHFNARETLDAAKAWNDLLGRGGKMFLTMAGAMSTCELGISLAEMIRQDKVHAISCTAANLEEDLFNLFNHNEYKMVPEYRDLSPEAEKALYDQGFNRVTDTCIPEGVLRQVQRRISKLWAAAADSGKPMFPYEYMYALLDQPDIEQFFQVPKEHSWVLAAKEKGLTIYSPGFEDSTLGNIFCAEVILGNVKSHSAIRTGTEQMEVLAKWYTEQGKAGTPIGFFQIGGGIAADFPICVVPMLIQDLEREDTPFWAYFAQIGDSTTSYGSYSGAVPNEKITWGKLDIDTPRFMINSDASIVAPLIFAYVLGW